Genomic DNA from Streptomyces sp. AM 2-1-1:
CATCGCCGCCTGGGACTGCGGCATCCGTCAGGAACTCTCCCCCGACGACCGCACGGTCGTCTGCGCCTTGCCCGGCTGGCCGCTGGAACTCGTGGTCGCCGCGCCCGGGGTTCCCGCGCCGCATGACCCGGACCCCGTCGAGGACGGGCAGGGCGGGGCGCTCCTTCTCACGCCCCCTGACGAGAGCGCGTGGGGTCCGGCGCAGCGACGGCTGGGGGCGGACCAGATCGCCACCGAGTGGGTGGCGTGGCGCGAGCAGGCCGACTCCGCCGTCTCCCCCGCGGCGCTTCCGTCCGGGGAGACGGGAGCCGCGTCCGGGGACCCCGGAGCCGCGCCTACGCCGGGGCATCCCGGCGTCCGCGAGGTGATGGAGGAGGCACGGAGTTATCTCGACAACCCTCCGCCGCCGGGGCGCGTCAGGTCCTCCTTCGCCACCGCGGACGCCCGTGTCCTGCGGGTAGACGGACCCGGGTGGTCCCTGGTGGCCCGGACCGGCGACATGGCGTTCGTCCTGCTGGACGAGGAGCCGCGCGAGGTGCTGCAGGTCCGGCAGGGACCGCGGCTCTCCGCGCTCCTGTCCGCCTTGGACGAGCTGGCCGCCCGGCCCGCGTGACAGCGCTCCGCGATGTCACACGCGTTCGCGTGCCCGGCGCGGCCCGGCGGGAAGTCCCCGTGCGCGCTGGGTGCGGCGCACCGCCGCGACCGGGCTGTTCAGCCTCGGATCTCCTTGCGGCGCATGCGCCGGATCCTGCGCCGCTGCCCAGGGTCGAGCAGCAGGTATCCGGCGAGGGGCACCGCGATCAGTACCGCGAGGGCCCACCAGAACCCGATGAACGGGATCAGGACGGCCGCCACGACGACTCCCCCGATGACGATCTTCGCGCCGTTCGACATGATGGTGCCTCCTCTGCGGCGGTCGGCCGCCTCTCCAGTGAGAACGCCCGTGCGGTACGTACGGTTCCCGGCCCGCCGCCGGCTCAGCGCAACGGTGCGCCGACCTCGTGCATGTGGGCCAGACCCTGCCGGTAGGACTCGACGAGTCCGGTCTCCGTGTACGGCATCCCGATCCCGCGGCAGTACTCCTTGACGAGCGGCTGGGCGAGGCGCAGGTGCGGGCGGGGCATGCTCGGGAACAGGTGGTGCTCGATCTGGTAGTTCAGTCCGCCGAGGAACCAGTCCGTGAGAACGGCGCCGCGGACGTTGCGGGAGGTGAGGACCTGGCGTTGCAGATGGCCCCAGCGGTCACCGTCGGGGTCGGGCATCTCCATGCCCTTGTGGTTGGGGGCGAAGGCCATACCCAGGTGCAGCCCGAAGAGCGCGTGGAGCAGCAGCGCGAAGACGAGGGCCTTCGGCGGGGACATGGCGGCGAGGAACAGCGTGCCCCAGAGCGCGAGATGGGCGATCATCAGCAGCCCGGAGAGGAAGCGTTCGGTGCCGCGCTGACGGCTCAGGAACCGGAAGCCGGAGACCTTCAGGGCTATGCCCTCCAGCAGCAGCAGCGGGAAGAAGAGGCGCGCCTGATGGCGGGTGAGCCAACGGGCGAACCCCTCCCGCCGGGCCGCCTGCCGCTGGGTCCAGACCAGGGCCCCCACGCCGACGTCGGGATCCTTGTCGACGTGGTTGGGGTGGGCGTGATGGCGGACGTGCTTGTCGTTCCACCACGCCTCGTTCATGCCGAGCAGCAGGTTTCCGTGCACGAGGCCGATGATCCGGCCGGTCCTGCGGTCCCCGGTGATCTGGGCGTGCCCGGCGTCGTGCCCGACGAAGGCGGTCCGGGTCCACAGGACGGCCAGGGGGGCCGCGAGGAGCAGCGTCCACCAGGTGTCGCCGAGGAGCACGATGCCGGCGGCGACCGCGGCGAGGGCGAGCGCGTTGACGGTGATGCCCCTGGCGTACCAGCCGGTGCGGCGGTCCAGGAGTCCCTGGCCCCTGACGGTCTTCAGGAGCGGTGCGAAGTCGCTGGCGCCGGCGGTCCGTCCGGCGTCCGGAGCGGGCGCCGGTACGGATGCCGCGGGCGCGGCGGAACCGGGTCCGGTGCGCGGGGCGGACAGGACACCGGGCGTGCCCGGGGTGGCCGCGGGTTCCGCGGGCCGCGATCCGGCCGGTTCGGTGGCGGTGGTGGTCGTCTGGGGCATGGCGTCTCCAGCTCTTCGGACGGGTGCGCCTACCCGAGGAAACGTAATGACGGGGGCGGGGCCGCTGCCATGGCGCCACCATCCCGATGAGCAGGGGGCATTCCCCCTCCTCCGCCGCTGGTGCTGACCCCCGTGCGAGGTGTCCGGGGGGGCGCGCTCCGGGTACCGACCGTGCGCCGGGCGCCCACGCCGCTCGGCGCCGCGCCGCGGCGGCCTGGTGTAACCTCGGCGCCCGGTTGCCCGGCGGTCGCCGCACGCGGGTCGCGCGGGGCTGCCGGAGTTCCCCGGCAGCGGAACGACCACGGGACCGGTCCTGGGTCCGTCACCCCCGTCACTCTGAGGAAGTCGACATCGCCGCGTACGGTTTTCCCCCGGTCACACCCTTCCCCATCGGTGAACTGGCCCGCCGAGAAGCGGTCTTCCTCCCGGCCGACCCGGCGCGCGCCGGGTCCGTCGCCTTCTGGGACCCGGCGGGTGGGCCGGACGCGCTGCCGGACACGGCGGAGGGGTCCCGGACCACGCTCACGGTCGCCGTCGGCGGGGACGGGACGCGTACGGTGCACGCGCTCCTTCTTCCGGTGCGCGAGGCGCTGCCCCTGCTGACCCGCGGCCGCGCGACGGGGGGCGCCTCGGCGTCCGTGGCGTTCTGGGGGGCGGCGGGGCTGCTGGCCCTGCAGTTCGCGGCTCGCGGGCTGCTGCTGCCGGGACTGAGTGCCGCCTCCCACGACGCGTGGCGGGCCGGTCCGCTCACCGCCGAGGACCTGGCGCGGGTCCGGGAACTGGCGGCGGCGATGCCGCCGGCCGCCCACGCGGTGCCGCTCCCCGGGGAGGCTCCGCTGTCGCTGCCCGATCCGGAGCAGCTCGTGCGGGACTTCCTGGACGCGGTGTCCGACACCCTGCCGCGCACTCCGGCGGCGCCGTCGCTGGCCGGGGGGCCGGCGTTCGCGGCCCACGCGCCGCAACGGGTGCCGCAGTTGCGCACGTGGGCCGCCGAGCTCGCGGCCGGACACGACGCCGGGGTACGGCTCTCGCTGCGGATCGACGTCCTCGGCCTGGACGCCGGAGGGGCGGACGGGGGGCCGGAATCCGGGCCGTCCTTCCGCGTGGTGCTCCAGGTGCACGGCGTCAGCGATCCGGGTCTCGTCGCGGACAGCGCCGCGTTGTGGGCGGCCGACGGGACGGTGGCCCGGCCCTTCGGCCCCCGCGCACGCACGGACGTACTCCTGGGTCTGCGCCGTGCCGTTCGCGCCTGGCCCCCGCTCGCTCCCCTGCTCTCGGCCGCCGTACCGGACGCGGTGGACGTCGACGACGAGGAGATCGCCGAACTGCTGGGCCCCGCGGCGGCGGCCCTCGCCTCGGCGGGCGTCCAGATCCACTGGCCCCGGCAGCTCGCCGGGAGGCTGACGGCACGGGCGACCATCGGTCCGCAGGGGCACGAGGCGGTCCCCGGCCGGGAGGGCGGGGACGGCACCGGGGACGACGGTGGCGGTGCGCCGTCCCCGCTCTCGGCGAGGGGGCCGCTCACGTTCGCTTGGTGGTTCTCCCTGGGCGACCAGCGGCTCACCCGGGAGGAACTCGACCGGCTCGCGGAGGCGAAGCGCCCGGTGGTCCGTCTGCGGGACCAGTGGGTGCTGGTCGATCCCGAGGCGGCGCGGCGCGTCCGCACCGCCGAGGAACGGCCCGTCACACCGGTCGACGCGCTGAGCGCCGTACTGACCGGCTCGGCCGAGGTCGACGGGCGGCTCGTCCCCGTCGAGGCCACCGGCTGGATGGCGCGGCTGCGGGACCGGCTCGCCGGATCCGGGACGGACGGTCCTGCCCGCCCCCAGCCCGAGGCGCTGGCGGCGACCCTGCGCGACTACCAGCTACGGGGCCTGAACTGGCTGGACACCATGACCTCGCTGGGCCTAGGGGCCTGTCTCGCAGACGACATGGGGCTGGGCAAGACCATCACGCTCATCGCCCTCCACCTCCGGCGGCAGGAAGACGCCACCACCGCCGGACCCACGCTGGTGGTCTGCCCGACGTCCCTGATGGGCAACTGGCAGCGGGAGATCGAGAGGTTCGCGCCGGGCACCGCGGTGCGCCGTTTCCACGGGCCGTCCCGTTCCGAGGAGGGCCTGGACCGGGGCGGGTTCGTGCTGACCACGTACGGCACGATGCGGCTGGACGCGGCCCGCCTCGCCCGCACGGAGTGGGGCATGGTGGTCGCCGACGAGGCACAGCACGTGAAGAACGCGCGTGCCGCGACGGCCAGGGCGCTCCGCACCATCGGGTCCGGTGCCCGGGTGGCGCTCACGGGCACCCCGGTGGAGAACAACCTTTCGGAACTGTGGGCCATTCTCGACTGGACCACTCCGGGGCTGCTGGGCCGGCTGGGCACCTTCCGTCGCCGGTACGCGGCGGCCGTCGAAGGCGGGCGGGACCCGGCCGCGGCCGAGCGGCTCGGCGCGCTGGTCCGCCCCTTCCTGCTGCGGCGCCGCAAGTCGGATCCGGGCGTCGCCCCGGAGTTGCCGCCGAAGACGGAGACGGACCACGCGGTCTCGCTGACGTCGGAGCAGGCCGGTCTCTACGAGGCGGTCGTGCGGGAGACCCTCGCGGAGATCGAACGCGCCGACGGCTTCGAGCGGCGGGGTCTGGTCGTGAAGCTGCTCACCTCGCTGAAGCAGATCTGCAACCACCCGGCGCAGTACCTGAAGGAGGAGGACCCGAGGATCGCGGACCGCTCGGGAAAGGTGGAGCTGCTGGACGAACTGCTCGACACCATCCTGGCCGAGGACGGCGGCGTACTCGTGTTCACCCAGTACGTGGCGATGGCGCGGCTGCTGGAACGGCATCTCGCCGGGCGGGGGGTGGTGACCCAGTTCCTGCACGGGGGCACGCCGGTGGCCCGCCGGGAGGAGATGGTCCGCCGGTTCCAGGAGGGCGGGCCGCCGGTGTTCCTGCTCTCCCTCAAGGCGGCGGGCACGGGACTCAACCTCACCCGGGCCGGGCATGTGGTGCACTTCGACCGCTGGTGGAACCCCGCGGTGGAGGCGCAGGCCACCGACCGCGCCCACCGGATGGGTCAGACCCGGCCCGTGCAGGTGCACCGCATCATCGCCGAGGGAACCGTGGAGGACCGGATCGCCGGTCTGCTGGCCCGTAAACAGGGCTTGGCGGACGCGGTGCTGGGGTCCGGCGAGGCGGCGCTGACCGAGCTGACGGACGCGGAACTCAAGGATCTGGTGGCACTGCGGGGGGAGACACGGTGAGCGGTACGCACGAACACCACGGGGACCCGTACGAGGAGGACGAGGAGGGCGTGCACGACGACGGAGAGGGAGCCGGGTACGACGCGCGCGCGTCGCGGGCGCCGAGTGCTCCGGAGCGTGTCTTCGACGCCTTGCCTCCCGCGCCGGGCCGGGCGTTCGCGGCGTCCTGGTGGGGCAAGGCCTGGCTGAAGGCCCTGGAGGACACGGCGCTCGACGGCGCGCAGCTCAAAGCGGGCCGGCGGATCGCCCGGGAAGGCCGGGTGGGCGCCATGTCGGTGCGCCCGGGCCGGATCACCGCCGTGGTGCGCGACCGGGACGGCGCGTACCGCAGCGACGTGCTGGTCCAGACCCTGGGCGACGAGGGATGGGGCTGCTTCCTGGGCATGGCGGTGGAGCGGTCCGGTCATGTCGCGGCGCTGCTCGACCGGGAGATGCCCCCGCATCTGATCGAGGACGCCTCGTCGGCCGGGGTGGACCTGCTGCCGGGGATCGGTGATCTGGAACCGGAATGCTCCTGCGGGGCGTGGGACCACTGCGCGCACTCGGCGGCGCTCTGCTACCAGGTGGCGCGCCTGCTCGACCAGGACCCCTTCGTCCTGCTGCTCCTGCGCGGACGTGACGAACGCCGTCTCCTGGAGGAGCTCCGCACCCGCGGGACAGCGGGCCGGGAGGACACCGCAGCGACGGCGCGCCGGGGTGTTCCCGCCGCCGAGGTGTTCGCCCGGGCGGGGAACCTCCCGGCGCTGCCCGCTCTGCCGCCACTCCCCCCGGAGCCCGGTGCGCCGCCGTCGCCGGACACCGGGACGGGAGCGGCCCCCGGCGTTGATCCGGCCGCGCTGGAGGTACTGGCGGCGGACAGCGCCGTGCGGGCCCACCGGATGCTCCTGGAGGCGCTCGCCCCCGGCCACCGGGACCAGGCGCTCCCCGAGGTGCTGACGCCGGAACAGGACGCGGTGCGTCTCGCGGCCGGGAGCGGCGCCGCACCGTGGGCCGTCGCCCGCCTCGCGTCGGCGGGCGGGCACCTCAGGGCCCGGCCGGCCGCCGCCGTGCTCGCCTGGCAGTTCGGCGGCGTCGCGGCGCTCGCGGTTCTGGACGAGGAGTGGGAGCCCGGCGCCGCGGCGCTCGGCAGGGCCCGGGACCAGCTCTCCGCGGCCTGGGACGAGGGTGAGGCGCCCGCCCTCCGGCGGAGCGGCAACCGCTGGACGGCGCCGGGCCTCGGGGTGCAACTGCGTCTCGGGCGGGACGGTCGCTGGTGGGGGTACCGCAAGGACCGGGGCCGTTGGGTCCCCGCGGGTCCGGCGGACGCCGACCCGGCCGGCGCGCTGGCGGGCGCCGGGGCCGAGGACTGAGCCGTCGGCGCCGGGCCCGGTGGGCGGCGGCCGGGCATCGCCCGGCCGAGGGCGGTCTTCGCGGCGTACGGCTGCCGAACCGGCTTGCACGGTCACCGACGGATGCGGTGGGGTACCACCGTGGACGGTGCTGCGGAAGAGGTGCGGAAGGCGCGGCCGGGAGCGGGTACGACGGTTCCGGCGCGTCCGGACCGGTGGCGCCGCTCGGCGGTGCTCGCCGCCCTGATGCTCGCCGCCTTCACCTTCAACACCGCGGAGAACCTGCCGATCGGCCTGCTGGAACTCATCTCCAGGAGCCTGGGGGTGTCGGTGTCGGCGGTCGGCCTCCTGGTCACCGGGTACGGCGTGACGGTCGCGGTCGCCTCCCTGCCGCTGGCCCACGCCGTCCGGGCGGTGCCGCGGCGCCATGTCCTCACGGGGCTGCTGACCGCGTTGGTCGTGTCCAGTCTCATGGCGGCCCTGGCGACCTCGTACGGGCTGCTCCTGGCGGCCCGGCTGCTGACGGCGCTCGGCCAGGCGCTGTTCTGGGCCGTGATGGGGCCGGTGGCGGTGGGTCTCTTCCCGCCCGGGGTGCGCGGGCGGGTGGTGGGTGCGCTCTCCGTCGCCGGTTCGCTGGCCCTCGTGCTCGGTGTCCCGGCCGGGACCTGGCTGGGCAGGCGGACCGACTGGCCGGTGGCCGTCGCGGGGCCGGCGGTACTGGGGCTCGTCTCCCTCGTGACGATCGCGTTCCTGCTGCCGACCTCCCCTCCGGACGAACAGCCCGCCGCCCACGCGACCCGCCCGGACTCCCGCCGCTTCGCGAGCGTGCTGGTGGCCGGGGCCCTGTCCGCCACGGGGGCGTTCACGGGGTTCACCTACCTCGTGACGTTCCTCGGCGAGGTCGGCGGATTCTCTCCCGGCACGGTGAACGCCCTGCTCGTGGCGTTCGGTGTCGCGTGTCTCGCCGGGGTGAGCGTCACCGGGGCGGTCCTGGACCGCTTCCCGTACGCCGCCCTGACCGCGGCGGTGGCGACGCAGACCCTCGGCATGACCGGCCTCGGCGCCGCCGGTGGAGAACCGGCGGCGACGGTGGCGTCCATGCTGCTGATGGGCGGTGCGCTCGGACCCGTCTTCATGACGACGCAGAACGCCATGCTGCACTGTGCACCGGGGCGTACGGACATCGCCCTCGCGGCGAACTCCGGTGGGTACAACGCCGGTATCGCGGCGGGCGCCGCGCTCGGTGGCCTGGTCCTCCCCCTCGCCGGCGTCCGGGGCGCCTTCCTCGCCGGCGGGCTGGTGAGTGCCGGTGCCTGCGCCGTGCTGCTCGCCGGGCACCTGCCGGGTCGCCGGTCCGAGCCCCAGGGATAGACGGAGGCGGGCACCGCGTACCCGGAACCGAACAGCCGTGCACGTCGTCGTTCGAGGAGAACCCGCCCGCAGCCGCTCGCCGGAAGGGCCTCCACCCGATCCGCCCGCGCCCCTGGAGCAGACCGTGCACCGCAGAAGGATCCTCCGGGGGGCGGCCGGTACCGCTGCCGGCCTCGTCGTACCGGCGCCGGTACGCGGCGTGGACGCGCCCTCGGCGGGTACCGACAGCGCCCACGCCCGCTGGGCCCGCGCCTCGCCCGCCAACTACACCGTTCCCGGGGGCGTCGCGCCCCGGCGGGTCGACCGGGTGGTCGTCCACGTCACCCAGCAGACCTTCACGCAGACGATAGGCATCTTCCAGAACCCGGCGAACAGGGTGTCGGTGCACTACCTCGTGCGGTCCGGCGACGGTTACACCGTCCAGTGCGTACGGGAACGGGACATCGCCTGGCACGCCGGCGCGTGGGACCACAACGTCCGTTCCATCGGCATCGAGCACGAGGGCTGGGTGGACCGGCCGGAGTACTTCACGGCGGCGATGTACGAACGCTCCGCCCGGCTCACCGCGGACATCTGCGACCGCCACGGCATCCCCAGGGACCGTACGCACATCATCGGCCACTACGAGGTGCCGGGGACGGACCACACCGATCCCGGTCCGCTCTGGGACTGGGACCGCTATCTCGGGCTCGTCCGCCTCGCCTGAGCGGCCTTCCTCCCGCGGCCCTTCCGGGCTCCGAACGGTGTGAGCCTCCGCCAACTTGAAGTCGCTGGTCGAAGGGCTGGTGTGCCGGTCTGTCGGGGTGCTCATGCTGGTCGTGGACGTCAGCGTGCGGTCCAAGCTGGAACCGCTGCGGGAGAAGCTGGTCAGACTGACTGACCGCGGGTGGCTGCGGAAAATGCCCGACGGCCAGTTCACCACCCGCCTAAGGGCTGTCCCGCAATTCGTGGTGGATCAGTGCGCGGCGTCAGATGCGGTGCATCGCAAGGCGGAGGGGCGCCCGCATACTGGATGTATGTGGACGTTCCGACAACGCGGCGAGGTGCCGTAGCTGTCGTCGCGCACCCGCCAGGAATTGCGGGACAGCTCTTAGAACTCCTAACGAAATGATTTCCGAGGTGGTTGGATCACTCCGGGACTGACGATCCGGGGGTGCGGGGTGGCTCGGCCGAAGCCGTGGGAAGTCGATGAAGAGTTGTGGGCGGTGATCGAGCCGCTGTTGCCCAAGGTTGAGCGTCGGGCCCGGCATCCCGGGCGCAAGCGGCATCCGGACCGGCTCGTGTTCCAGGGCATCCTGTTCGTCCTGCACACCGGGATCGCCTGGGAACACCTTCCGCAGGAACTCGGCTTCGGCTCGGGCATGACCTGTTGGCGCCGACTGGCCGAGTGGACCGAGGCCGGTGTGTGGCCTCGACTGCACGAGTCCCTCCTCGCCAGGCTCCGCAGCGCGAACGCCCTGGACTTCTCCCGGGCGGCCGTCGACGGCTCCCATATCCGCGCGTTAAAGGGGGCTCCAAGACGGGACGAAGCCCAGTTGACCGGGGCAGGACGGGCAGTAAGCACCACCTGATCACCGACGCCACGGGCATCCCGCTCGCCGCTATCCTGACCGGTGGCAACCGCAACGATGTCACCCAGCTGATCCCACTCCTCCAGGCTGTGCCTCCCGTACGGGGCAAGCGTGGCCGGCCCCGGCGCCGCCCGAACGTGGTGCTGGGTGACCGCGGCTATGACCACGACAAATACCGCCGTCTGGTCTGGGGCCTCGGCGTGAAGCCGGTGATCGCCCGGCGCGGCACCGAGCACGGCTCGGGACTGGGCACTCAACGCTGGGTAGGGGAGCGCGCATTCGCCCACCTGCACTGGTTCCGCCGCCTGCGGATCCGCTGGGAGATACGCGACGACATCCGCGAAGCCTTCCTCACCCTCGGATGCGCACTCGTCTGCTGGCGACGCCTGCGCGCTCTGGTGACCGATGCCGTGGGCTAGCTATCTGCCGCTAGCCGGTTAAGGACTTCCCCGGGGGTGAAGCTCCAGCCGACCAGGCGCGGCCCGCTCCAGTTGGTGCCGATCACGAGTCCATCCCTAGCGGCATCGGGCAGTACAAGATCGCACCAGGTGCCCAGGGGCATGGAATCGACCTGGAGCCCATGCCCCCAGATCTTCGCCGCCCTCTGAGCCCGGGGCGAGGTCGACCAGAAGGGAAAACTGCGCGTGCCGTCCGCGGAGAGGTGAGTCGGGCTTCCTTCATCCTTCCGGACAAGCCAGACCACTCTGCTTGTGCGGACGTCTCGGAAGAATGCCGCTGCTTGCGAACCGCTCTGACTCATGGCCACCGAGCCTAGCGTTCCCCAAAGACCCATTTCGTTAGGAGTTCTTAGGAGCGGTGACGCAGCCGACTGATTGGCTCTGTTACACGAGAACGGGCTCTGACAGCGCCGGTGCTGGAGTGAATCTGCCGGGGGTGCTCGTTGACCGGGGTTTTCAGGCGTCTAAGGTCGCGTCCATGACGAGGACCACGCCCGCGCGCCCTCTCGATGTCGAGGCGCTCTTCCCGGAACTGGCCGCCTTTCGGGGGACGACAACTCGGCTCCATCCACGGCCGGGCATACCAGACCTTTCAGCCAGTTCCGTGGGCGGTCCTATCCTGTGGCCGGCGGACGAGCCGTGGCCGGTGTGCGGCGAGGCACACGGCCGTGGGCGTGGTCGACGCCCGGCTGACATCCGTCGCTATCGGCAGGTTCTGGCTTCCGCATGGGCCCGCGAGGAGGCTCCCGGCCCGACGGATGAGGAACGGAATCTCCTGGGCGAGCTGCACCGGGAGCACCGGATCCCTGGGGCCTCCGAGACCGATCCGCTGCCGATGATCGGCCTCGCGCAGCTGTACCGGCGGGATGTGCCCGACCTGCTGGCGGGGCCGGGCGACTGCGATCTGCTTCAAGTGTTCTGGTGTCCCTTCAACGCGCACGGCCCGGGCCGGTACGATCTGGCGCTGCACCTGCGCTGGTGGCGGTCGTGGGAGATCGGCGAGGTGCTGACCACGCCGCCACAGCCGCTGGTCGTCGGGTCCGACGGCTTCGTGCCCGAGCCCTGTGTGCTGCACCCGGAGCAGGTGGTCACCTACCCGTTTGCCGGCCTTCTGCCGGAGGAACTGGGCGCCCGGATCGACGCCTGGGAGGAAGCCCTTGAAGAGGAAGCTGAGCAGTCGGCGGACGAAAGCACGACAGAACCGCTCGGCTACCAGTACGACCTGTCCATCCCGCCAGGCTGGCGCGTGGGCGGCTTCGCCTCCTGGCACGCGACCGACCCGTATCCCAGGGAGT
This window encodes:
- a CDS encoding N-acetylmuramoyl-L-alanine amidase, whose product is MHRRRILRGAAGTAAGLVVPAPVRGVDAPSAGTDSAHARWARASPANYTVPGGVAPRRVDRVVVHVTQQTFTQTIGIFQNPANRVSVHYLVRSGDGYTVQCVRERDIAWHAGAWDHNVRSIGIEHEGWVDRPEYFTAAMYERSARLTADICDRHGIPRDRTHIIGHYEVPGTDHTDPGPLWDWDRYLGLVRLA
- a CDS encoding DEAD/DEAH box helicase; protein product: MGELARREAVFLPADPARAGSVAFWDPAGGPDALPDTAEGSRTTLTVAVGGDGTRTVHALLLPVREALPLLTRGRATGGASASVAFWGAAGLLALQFAARGLLLPGLSAASHDAWRAGPLTAEDLARVRELAAAMPPAAHAVPLPGEAPLSLPDPEQLVRDFLDAVSDTLPRTPAAPSLAGGPAFAAHAPQRVPQLRTWAAELAAGHDAGVRLSLRIDVLGLDAGGADGGPESGPSFRVVLQVHGVSDPGLVADSAALWAADGTVARPFGPRARTDVLLGLRRAVRAWPPLAPLLSAAVPDAVDVDDEEIAELLGPAAAALASAGVQIHWPRQLAGRLTARATIGPQGHEAVPGREGGDGTGDDGGGAPSPLSARGPLTFAWWFSLGDQRLTREELDRLAEAKRPVVRLRDQWVLVDPEAARRVRTAEERPVTPVDALSAVLTGSAEVDGRLVPVEATGWMARLRDRLAGSGTDGPARPQPEALAATLRDYQLRGLNWLDTMTSLGLGACLADDMGLGKTITLIALHLRRQEDATTAGPTLVVCPTSLMGNWQREIERFAPGTAVRRFHGPSRSEEGLDRGGFVLTTYGTMRLDAARLARTEWGMVVADEAQHVKNARAATARALRTIGSGARVALTGTPVENNLSELWAILDWTTPGLLGRLGTFRRRYAAAVEGGRDPAAAERLGALVRPFLLRRRKSDPGVAPELPPKTETDHAVSLTSEQAGLYEAVVRETLAEIERADGFERRGLVVKLLTSLKQICNHPAQYLKEEDPRIADRSGKVELLDELLDTILAEDGGVLVFTQYVAMARLLERHLAGRGVVTQFLHGGTPVARREEMVRRFQEGGPPVFLLSLKAAGTGLNLTRAGHVVHFDRWWNPAVEAQATDRAHRMGQTRPVQVHRIIAEGTVEDRIAGLLARKQGLADAVLGSGEAALTELTDAELKDLVALRGETR
- a CDS encoding acyl-CoA desaturase — translated: MPQTTTTATEPAGSRPAEPAATPGTPGVLSAPRTGPGSAAPAASVPAPAPDAGRTAGASDFAPLLKTVRGQGLLDRRTGWYARGITVNALALAAVAAGIVLLGDTWWTLLLAAPLAVLWTRTAFVGHDAGHAQITGDRRTGRIIGLVHGNLLLGMNEAWWNDKHVRHHAHPNHVDKDPDVGVGALVWTQRQAARREGFARWLTRHQARLFFPLLLLEGIALKVSGFRFLSRQRGTERFLSGLLMIAHLALWGTLFLAAMSPPKALVFALLLHALFGLHLGMAFAPNHKGMEMPDPDGDRWGHLQRQVLTSRNVRGAVLTDWFLGGLNYQIEHHLFPSMPRPHLRLAQPLVKEYCRGIGMPYTETGLVESYRQGLAHMHEVGAPLR
- a CDS encoding IS5 family transposase (programmed frameshift); protein product: MARPKPWEVDEELWAVIEPLLPKVERRARHPGRKRHPDRLVFQGILFVLHTGIAWEHLPQELGFGSGMTCWRRLAEWTEAGVWPRLHESLLARLRSANALDFSRAAVDGPYPRVKGGSKTGRSPVDRGRTGSKHHLITDATGIPLAAILTGGNRNDVTQLIPLLQAVPPVRGKRGRPRRRPNVVLGDRGYDHDKYRRLVWGLGVKPVIARRGTEHGSGLGTQRWVGERAFAHLHWFRRLRIRWEIRDDIREAFLTLGCALVCWRRLRALVTDAVG
- a CDS encoding DUF2750 domain-containing protein, which translates into the protein MGLWGTLGSVAMSQSGSQAAAFFRDVRTSRVVWLVRKDEGSPTHLSADGTRSFPFWSTSPRAQRAAKIWGHGLQVDSMPLGTWCDLVLPDAARDGLVIGTNWSGPRLVGWSFTPGEVLNRLAADS
- a CDS encoding SWF or SNF family helicase; translated protein: MPPAPGRAFAASWWGKAWLKALEDTALDGAQLKAGRRIAREGRVGAMSVRPGRITAVVRDRDGAYRSDVLVQTLGDEGWGCFLGMAVERSGHVAALLDREMPPHLIEDASSAGVDLLPGIGDLEPECSCGAWDHCAHSAALCYQVARLLDQDPFVLLLLRGRDERRLLEELRTRGTAGREDTAATARRGVPAAEVFARAGNLPALPALPPLPPEPGAPPSPDTGTGAAPGVDPAALEVLAADSAVRAHRMLLEALAPGHRDQALPEVLTPEQDAVRLAAGSGAAPWAVARLASAGGHLRARPAAAVLAWQFGGVAALAVLDEEWEPGAAALGRARDQLSAAWDEGEAPALRRSGNRWTAPGLGVQLRLGRDGRWWGYRKDRGRWVPAGPADADPAGALAGAGAED
- a CDS encoding MFS transporter; its protein translation is MLAAFTFNTAENLPIGLLELISRSLGVSVSAVGLLVTGYGVTVAVASLPLAHAVRAVPRRHVLTGLLTALVVSSLMAALATSYGLLLAARLLTALGQALFWAVMGPVAVGLFPPGVRGRVVGALSVAGSLALVLGVPAGTWLGRRTDWPVAVAGPAVLGLVSLVTIAFLLPTSPPDEQPAAHATRPDSRRFASVLVAGALSATGAFTGFTYLVTFLGEVGGFSPGTVNALLVAFGVACLAGVSVTGAVLDRFPYAALTAAVATQTLGMTGLGAAGGEPAATVASMLLMGGALGPVFMTTQNAMLHCAPGRTDIALAANSGGYNAGIAAGAALGGLVLPLAGVRGAFLAGGLVSAGACAVLLAGHLPGRRSEPQG